Proteins encoded in a region of the Rhodovulum sp. MB263 genome:
- a CDS encoding DMT family transporter produces the protein MAAGGARRDCMAGIAAMCAGVACLCLNDAFAKALTAGYSPLQILFLRSLIALPFAAAIALRAGGARALISHRPRAHLARGGLQVAAALLFFTSFRHLGLAEATGLIFVAPVFITALSALVLREPVGWRRWLAVAAGFAGVLIVVRPGAEAFQPASVLPLLAALCYAVLMLSARWLDPRESVWTMQLWLVASSLLLSGLAVGVVWTPVATGDLWAFAGIALFGTLGITLITQAFRMAPAVVIAPLDYTALLWATGFGWLFWQEVPDRATAVGAAVIVASGLFIMIRERRAAG, from the coding sequence ATGGCGGCAGGCGGGGCGCGGCGCGACTGCATGGCGGGGATCGCGGCGATGTGCGCGGGCGTGGCCTGTCTCTGCCTCAACGATGCTTTCGCCAAGGCGCTGACAGCAGGTTACTCGCCGCTCCAGATCCTGTTTCTGCGCAGCCTGATCGCATTGCCCTTCGCCGCTGCCATCGCGCTTCGGGCGGGCGGTGCAAGGGCCCTGATCTCGCATCGGCCAAGGGCGCATCTGGCGCGCGGCGGGTTGCAGGTCGCGGCGGCGCTGCTGTTCTTCACCAGTTTCCGGCATCTGGGACTGGCCGAGGCGACCGGGCTGATCTTCGTCGCGCCGGTCTTCATCACCGCGCTGTCGGCTCTGGTCCTGCGCGAGCCGGTGGGCTGGCGGCGCTGGCTGGCGGTGGCGGCAGGCTTCGCGGGGGTGCTGATCGTGGTGCGCCCGGGGGCGGAGGCGTTTCAGCCCGCCTCGGTGCTGCCGCTGCTGGCCGCGCTGTGTTATGCGGTGCTGATGCTCAGCGCCCGCTGGCTCGACCCCCGCGAAAGCGTCTGGACGATGCAGCTGTGGCTGGTCGCCAGCTCGCTGCTGCTGAGCGGTCTGGCGGTCGGCGTCGTCTGGACCCCGGTCGCGACCGGCGATCTCTGGGCCTTCGCCGGCATCGCCCTGTTCGGTACGCTGGGGATCACGCTGATCACCCAGGCCTTCCGGATGGCGCCCGCGGTGGTGATCGCGCCGCTCGACTATACCGCGCTGCTCTGGGCCACCGGTTTCGGCTGGCTGTTCTGGCAGGAGGTTCCCGACCGCGCGACGGCGGTGGGGGCGGCGGTGATCGTCGCCAGCGGCCTCTTCATCATGATCCGCGAAAGGCGGGCGGCGGGCTGA
- a CDS encoding SDR family oxidoreductase gives MTRTLFITGASSGIGAATARAAVAKGWSVGLMARSADRLEALAAELGEAALALPGDATDLAAQEEAVARTVEQFGALHAAFANAGRGLERSGTEAGDPGDWRGMVDLNVMGVLFTARAAVPHLRRTKGHLVLTGSAAGRTHIKGSIYSATKWFVHGYGGNMSEEMREWGGRCTVISPGMVDTPFFDSPKPDKIRPEDVADAVLYALEQNPRAELREIHIMPTG, from the coding sequence ATGACCCGAACCCTGTTCATCACCGGCGCCTCCAGCGGCATCGGTGCCGCCACCGCCCGCGCCGCCGTCGCGAAGGGCTGGTCAGTGGGGCTGATGGCGCGCTCGGCCGACAGGCTGGAGGCGCTTGCAGCCGAGCTGGGCGAGGCCGCCCTGGCGCTGCCCGGCGACGCCACCGACCTGGCCGCTCAGGAAGAGGCCGTGGCCCGTACCGTCGAACAGTTCGGTGCGCTGCACGCGGCCTTCGCCAATGCCGGGCGCGGGCTCGAACGGTCCGGCACCGAGGCGGGCGACCCCGGGGACTGGCGCGGGATGGTCGATCTGAACGTGATGGGCGTGCTGTTCACCGCCCGCGCCGCCGTGCCGCATCTGCGCCGCACCAAGGGGCATCTGGTGTTGACCGGCTCGGCCGCGGGGCGGACCCATATCAAGGGCTCGATCTATTCCGCGACCAAGTGGTTCGTGCATGGCTATGGCGGCAACATGTCCGAGGAGATGCGCGAATGGGGCGGCCGCTGCACGGTGATCTCGCCCGGAATGGTCGACACGCCGTTCTTCGACAGCCCCAAGCCCGACAAGATCCGGCCCGAGGATGTGGCCGATGCGGTGCTTTATGCGCTGGAGCAGAACCCCCGCGCCGAGCTGCGCGAGATCCATATCATGCCGACCGGCTGA
- a CDS encoding zinc-binding dehydrogenase — MSHGIRTFDPTLPGSGPEGVDLVIDGVGFGATRAAASAALRPGGAMVHIGLGDAGPGFDIRRATLQELTFIGSYTYTAEEFRDTAAALFEGRLGRLGWVRTMPLDEGAAAFASIAGGGEAAPKIALLPDG; from the coding sequence GTGAGCCACGGCATCCGGACCTTCGACCCGACCCTGCCCGGCTCCGGCCCCGAGGGCGTCGATCTGGTCATCGACGGCGTCGGCTTCGGAGCGACACGGGCGGCGGCCAGCGCGGCGCTGCGCCCGGGCGGGGCGATGGTCCATATCGGGCTCGGCGATGCCGGTCCCGGCTTCGACATCCGGCGCGCCACCCTGCAGGAGCTGACCTTCATCGGCAGCTACACCTATACCGCCGAGGAGTTCCGCGACACCGCCGCAGCCCTTTTCGAGGGCCGTCTGGGCAGGCTTGGCTGGGTCCGGACGATGCCTCTGGACGAGGGCGCCGCCGCCTTCGCCAGTATCGCCGGGGGCGGCGAGGCCGCGCCCAAGATCGCGCTTTTGCCGGACGGATAG
- a CDS encoding DUF6880 family protein, with the protein MAGKALNKKNLLELGADRLAELLLEAVKGDAARQRRVRMALSADRGPEAITADLRKRFASIRRGRSFISRKAQKTLTQELAGLTQLIETRIAPDAPAAAFELLWAELQLAPGLFERTDDSRGTLGEVMGGAMAAIGRLAPRLGLDPATLAETVFDAISDDVYGVFDDAVPALAEALGTTGLARLKALAEAARAAPPGEAELARYAFLSDRDARTGRARAERNRSLDRILRDVADAEGDVDAWLAQYTPEQLTYATIAPDAALRLLAAGRAGDALRLIEAALPGESDDPWFDDPELDAAHFACLEALGRKEDLRAALWNRFERKLCPDALRRHLGLLPDFEDIEAADAARRIVLDFSPVETALAYCLEAPDLSLAAELIETRNAEIDGDAYEILTPLAEALAPANPLAAVLLRRAMIDFALDRRRAGRYGHAAGHLSDCAAADAEIQDYGIHLSHAAYLDGLRRTHARKSAFWDRLRNG; encoded by the coding sequence ATGGCAGGCAAGGCCCTCAACAAGAAGAACCTGCTCGAGCTTGGCGCCGACAGGCTGGCAGAGCTGCTGCTCGAAGCGGTGAAGGGCGACGCGGCGCGCCAGCGCCGGGTGCGCATGGCGCTTTCGGCGGATCGGGGGCCGGAGGCGATCACTGCCGATCTGCGCAAACGCTTCGCCTCGATCCGGCGGGGCCGCAGCTTCATCTCGCGCAAGGCGCAGAAGACGCTGACGCAGGAACTGGCGGGACTGACCCAGCTCATCGAGACCCGGATCGCGCCCGATGCCCCGGCTGCGGCCTTCGAGCTGCTCTGGGCCGAGCTGCAGCTGGCCCCCGGCCTCTTCGAGCGCACCGATGACAGCCGGGGTACCCTCGGCGAGGTGATGGGCGGGGCCATGGCGGCGATCGGGCGCCTTGCGCCGCGGCTGGGCCTGGACCCCGCGACGCTGGCCGAAACCGTCTTCGACGCGATCTCGGACGATGTCTATGGTGTCTTCGATGACGCCGTACCCGCGCTGGCCGAGGCGCTCGGCACGACCGGTCTGGCCCGTCTCAAGGCACTTGCCGAAGCCGCCCGCGCCGCGCCCCCCGGCGAGGCCGAGCTTGCCCGCTACGCGTTCCTCTCCGACCGCGACGCCCGTACCGGGCGCGCCCGCGCCGAACGCAACCGCAGCCTCGACAGGATCCTGCGGGACGTGGCCGATGCCGAGGGCGACGTCGATGCCTGGCTTGCGCAATATACCCCCGAGCAGCTGACCTATGCCACCATTGCCCCCGATGCCGCCCTCCGGCTGCTGGCGGCGGGACGCGCCGGGGACGCGCTGCGCCTGATCGAGGCCGCGCTGCCCGGCGAGAGTGATGATCCCTGGTTCGACGACCCCGAGCTGGATGCGGCGCATTTCGCCTGCCTGGAGGCGCTTGGCCGCAAGGAGGATCTGCGGGCCGCGCTCTGGAACCGCTTCGAGCGGAAGCTCTGCCCCGACGCCCTGCGCCGTCACCTCGGGCTTTTGCCAGATTTCGAGGATATCGAGGCCGCGGATGCGGCGCGGCGGATCGTGCTTGACTTCAGCCCGGTCGAGACGGCGCTGGCCTATTGCCTCGAGGCTCCCGACCTGTCCCTGGCGGCCGAACTGATCGAGACCCGCAACGCAGAGATCGACGGCGATGCCTACGAGATCCTCACACCGCTTGCCGAGGCGCTCGCGCCCGCCAACCCGCTTGCCGCCGTCCTGCTGCGGCGCGCGATGATCGATTTCGCCCTGGATCGGAGACGTGCGGGCCGCTACGGCCATGCCGCAGGGCACCTCTCGGACTGTGCCGCCGCGGATGCCGAGATACAGGATTACGGCATCCACCTCTCGCATGCCGCCTATCTGGACGGGCTGCGCAGGACCCATGCCCGGAAATCGGCCTTCTGGGACCGGCTGCGGAACGGCTGA
- a CDS encoding NADP-dependent oxidoreductase, with amino-acid sequence MAQTDSVNRRYVLARRPTGAPDENTLRLETGEVPTPGPGQMLLRNEYLSLDPYMRGRMSDAPSYAAPVEIGEVMVGGTVAEVVTSQVEGFETGDRVVAFGGWQDYALSDGRGVINMGKSPEHPSWALGVLGMPGLTAWAGLTRIGQPKAGETLVVAGASGPVGATVGQIGKILGLRVVGIAGGDGKCRHVTETLGFDACIDYKAEGFPKALEAALPEGIDIYFENVGGAVFDAVMPLLNTSARIPVCGLISQYNATSLPDGPDRIPQLMGTILRKRMTMRGFIVFDDFGHLYPEFARQMGDWVAQGKIRYREEMIDGLEQAPAAFVGLLNGEAFGKRVIRLCQ; translated from the coding sequence ATGGCCCAAACCGATAGCGTGAACCGCAGATATGTCCTGGCCCGCCGCCCGACGGGCGCCCCGGACGAAAACACCCTGCGCCTGGAAACCGGCGAGGTGCCGACCCCCGGGCCCGGCCAGATGCTGTTGCGCAACGAATACCTGTCGCTCGATCCCTATATGCGCGGCCGGATGAGCGATGCGCCCTCCTATGCCGCCCCGGTCGAGATCGGCGAGGTGATGGTCGGCGGCACGGTGGCAGAGGTGGTGACATCGCAGGTCGAGGGCTTCGAGACCGGGGACCGGGTCGTGGCCTTCGGCGGCTGGCAGGATTACGCGCTCTCGGATGGACGCGGCGTGATCAACATGGGCAAGTCGCCCGAACATCCATCCTGGGCGCTTGGCGTCCTCGGCATGCCGGGCCTGACGGCCTGGGCCGGGCTGACCCGGATCGGGCAGCCGAAAGCGGGCGAAACCCTGGTCGTGGCCGGAGCCAGCGGCCCGGTCGGGGCCACGGTCGGCCAGATCGGCAAGATCCTGGGCCTGCGGGTTGTCGGCATTGCCGGCGGAGACGGGAAATGCCGCCATGTCACGGAGACCCTCGGTTTCGACGCCTGCATCGACTACAAGGCCGAGGGCTTTCCCAAAGCGCTTGAGGCCGCGCTTCCCGAGGGCATCGACATCTATTTCGAGAATGTCGGCGGCGCAGTCTTCGATGCCGTGATGCCCCTGCTCAACACCTCGGCCCGGATCCCGGTTTGCGGTCTGATCTCGCAATATAACGCAACGTCGCTGCCCGACGGCCCCGACCGGATCCCCCAGCTCATGGGCACGATCCTGCGCAAGCGGATGACCATGCGCGGCTTCATCGTCTTCGACGATTTCGGCCACCTCTACCCGGAATTCGCCAGACAGATGGGCGATTGGGTGGCGCAGGGAAAGATCAGGTATCGCGAGGAAATGATCGACGGTCTGGAACAGGCGCCCGCCGCTTTCGTTGGGCTGCTGAATGGCGAGGCTTTCGGCAAACGCGTCATCAGGCTTTGCCAGTAA
- a CDS encoding type 1 glutamine amidotransferase domain-containing protein: MKILMVLTSHDKLGDTGKRTGFWLEEFAAPYYVFKDAGAEITLASPKGGQPPLDPASDGDDAGTEATRRFKADDAAQRHLARSEILSSVPAEGYDALFFPGGHGPLWDLAEDRDAIALIEAFAASDRPVGAVCHAPGVFRHPRGPDGKPLVAGKRVTGFTNSEEDGVGLTSVVPFLVEDMLKSKGGDYRKGEDWASFVVSDGKLVTGQNPASSEEAAQKLLSLL; encoded by the coding sequence ATGAAAATCCTCATGGTTCTGACATCGCATGACAAGCTGGGCGATACCGGCAAGAGGACGGGGTTCTGGCTCGAGGAATTCGCCGCGCCCTACTACGTCTTCAAGGATGCCGGGGCCGAGATCACCCTGGCCTCGCCCAAAGGCGGCCAGCCGCCGCTGGATCCGGCCAGCGACGGCGACGATGCCGGGACCGAGGCCACCAGGCGGTTCAAGGCGGACGATGCCGCGCAAAGGCATCTGGCCAGGTCCGAGATCCTGTCTTCGGTTCCGGCCGAAGGCTATGATGCGCTCTTCTTCCCCGGGGGCCACGGCCCGCTGTGGGACCTCGCCGAAGACCGGGACGCCATCGCCCTGATCGAGGCCTTCGCCGCAAGCGACCGCCCGGTCGGGGCCGTCTGCCACGCGCCGGGTGTCTTCCGGCATCCCAGGGGGCCGGACGGCAAGCCGCTGGTCGCAGGCAAGAGGGTGACCGGTTTCACCAACAGCGAGGAAGACGGTGTCGGCCTGACCTCGGTCGTTCCGTTCCTGGTCGAGGACATGCTGAAATCGAAGGGCGGCGATTACCGGAAGGGCGAGGACTGGGCCTCTTTCGTGGTGAGCGATGGCAAGCTGGTGACGGGCCAGAACCCGGCCTCGTCCGAAGAGGCCGCGCAGAAGCTTCTGTCGCTGCTCTGA
- a CDS encoding TonB-dependent receptor, whose protein sequence is MGNGRWSATGWSAYARTVTAGKSKAEIFTSRGMKPDYDPSRFRLRESRDSADNPQSTPIILASDVTGSMGMIAEKIMRDGLNTLATEIYARRPVPDPHIMIAAVGDAECDRAPLQVTQFEADIRVARQARELWLEGGGGGNRGESYSIAQLFAALKVSADAIERRGKKGYLFTIGDEPNLDGMTRAQIERYLGVTLERDLSAAEILQMARKNWEVFHVVLVNEGYCRYGRDEVLATWRALLPERTIELQSVDALTLSGNVRYSGSYFSDDDNLSASFVESYTVANTRIAYDLRDNLQLYGYVNNLFDEDAVTYMRASRAVVGGYEATLVEPRMIGIGLKMTF, encoded by the coding sequence ATGGGAAACGGACGTTGGAGCGCGACGGGTTGGTCGGCCTATGCCAGGACGGTCACGGCGGGCAAGAGCAAGGCCGAGATCTTCACCTCGCGCGGGATGAAGCCGGATTACGATCCGAGCAGGTTCAGGCTCCGCGAAAGCCGCGACAGCGCCGACAATCCGCAATCGACGCCGATCATCCTGGCCTCGGACGTGACCGGATCGATGGGGATGATCGCCGAGAAGATCATGCGCGACGGGCTCAACACTCTGGCCACCGAGATCTATGCCCGCAGGCCGGTCCCGGATCCGCATATCATGATCGCGGCTGTGGGCGATGCCGAATGCGACAGGGCTCCGCTTCAGGTGACCCAGTTCGAGGCGGATATCCGCGTGGCCCGGCAGGCCCGGGAGCTCTGGCTCGAGGGCGGGGGAGGGGGCAACAGGGGCGAGTCCTATTCCATCGCCCAGCTCTTTGCGGCGCTGAAGGTGTCGGCCGACGCAATCGAGAGGCGCGGCAAGAAGGGGTATCTGTTCACGATCGGGGACGAACCGAACCTTGACGGCATGACCCGGGCCCAGATCGAGCGCTATCTCGGGGTCACGCTCGAGCGGGACCTCTCGGCGGCCGAGATCCTTCAGATGGCTCGCAAGAACTGGGAGGTCTTCCATGTGGTTCTCGTGAACGAGGGCTATTGCCGTTATGGCCGGGACGAGGTCCTCGCGACCTGGCGGGCGCTGCTGCCGGAGCGGACGATCGAGCTGCAAAGCGTCGACGCACTGACGCTGTCGGGCAATGTGCGCTACAGCGGGTCCTATTTCTCGGATGACGACAACCTGTCGGCAAGCTTCGTCGAGTCCTACACGGTGGCGAATACCCGCATCGCCTATGACCTGCGGGACAACCTGCAGCTCTACGGCTATGTCAACAACCTCTTCGACGAGGACGCGGTCACCTATATGCGCGCCAGCCGGGCGGTTGTCGGCGGCTACGAGGCGACGCTGGTCGAGCCGCGCATGATCGGTATCGGGCTCAAGATGACGTTCTGA
- a CDS encoding NUDIX domain-containing protein: protein MRNGPRPHEKRAGIPLMPVMDTCPEPPAIPRGQDLLLPCPNLPCPPGAAPAERKIPKRDQVPEHGGRARIRIMVRVPKRNQLAKCPADLVRAARHQLTRARRSGQFKDVFRFHRAFPFHMIVFPDTGLKLQYASCKDMVDQRNRNMMSTPMATKTFRQPVVTVDAVLLTIKEDILKVLLHRRQQDPFAGRWALPGGFVHPDEDRDLPQTVSRILRDKAGLAGVYLEQLRTYAGPDRDPRGWSVSIAYLALVPRDALPEELDERTSLHPVSDLPDLPFDHGRQIADAAARLRGKGAYSSLPAAFLPESFTLPMLQRTYEIVLGEALDQSSFRRKIADLGFLEETGEKSKAASARPARLYRLTEPVRIFNRSLGGNQA from the coding sequence GTGCGAAATGGCCCGCGCCCCCACGAGAAGCGTGCCGGCATCCCCCTCATGCCGGTAATGGACACGTGTCCTGAACCGCCTGCCATCCCTCGCGGTCAGGATCTCCTCCTGCCCTGCCCCAATCTGCCCTGTCCGCCCGGCGCCGCTCCTGCCGAGCGCAAGATCCCGAAGCGCGACCAGGTGCCGGAACACGGCGGCCGCGCGCGGATCCGGATTATGGTCCGGGTGCCAAAGCGCAACCAGCTTGCGAAATGTCCTGCGGATCTCGTGCGGGCCGCCCGGCATCAGCTTACCCGCGCCCGCAGGTCCGGACAGTTCAAGGATGTCTTCCGCTTTCACCGCGCGTTCCCCTTCCATATGATCGTCTTCCCTGACACCGGATTAAAATTGCAATATGCAAGTTGCAAGGATATGGTCGATCAACGCAACCGGAACATGATGAGCACACCCATGGCCACGAAGACCTTCCGCCAGCCCGTCGTCACGGTGGATGCGGTGTTGTTGACGATCAAGGAGGATATCCTGAAGGTCCTTCTTCACCGCAGGCAGCAGGATCCCTTTGCAGGCCGATGGGCCTTGCCCGGCGGCTTCGTTCATCCCGATGAGGACAGAGACCTGCCCCAGACCGTGTCGCGGATCCTCCGCGACAAGGCCGGGCTCGCGGGGGTCTATCTCGAGCAGCTCAGGACCTATGCCGGACCGGACCGGGACCCGCGCGGCTGGTCGGTGTCGATTGCCTATCTCGCCCTGGTACCGCGGGACGCGCTGCCGGAGGAGCTGGATGAGCGCACCTCGCTCCATCCGGTTTCCGACCTGCCGGATCTGCCTTTCGACCACGGCCGCCAGATCGCCGATGCGGCCGCCCGGCTCCGTGGCAAAGGAGCCTATTCATCCCTCCCGGCGGCCTTTCTGCCGGAAAGCTTCACCCTGCCGATGCTGCAGCGAACCTACGAGATCGTCCTCGGAGAGGCGCTCGACCAAAGCTCGTTCCGGCGCAAGATCGCGGATCTCGGCTTCCTCGAGGAGACCGGAGAGAAAAGCAAGGCTGCCAGCGCGCGCCCGGCCAGGCTCTACCGCCTGACCGAGCCGGTCAGGATCTTCAACCGCTCCCTCGGGGGAAATCAGGCCTGA